A window of the Phragmites australis chromosome 20, lpPhrAust1.1, whole genome shotgun sequence genome harbors these coding sequences:
- the LOC133901968 gene encoding 3-ketoacyl-CoA synthase 4-like, whose amino-acid sequence MTMDMDIAHRDHLLAELQGLIGVATLLLCLIAELYVFAFQRHAALFLVPAAAMLLLLRFRLRAAAEDIGLVDFSCLKPPRRLRIPVAGLLEHLSLIGCFDDGSVDFMTKVIEGSGMGNETYFPPSLHYIPPAATHTDAVQEARMLFFPTLDDLFARTGVPPSAVGALVVNCSGFCPAPSLAAIIANRYRMREDVKTFNLSGMGCAAGVIGVDVARNLLRTHATMSYAVVVSAEIVTVGWYSGKDQGKLLLNCYFRTGCSAALVTNKRGAAATVPIKYRLVSLTRTNQIANDRSYRSGYRDEDNEGITGFTLGQGVGRMVSELLRAHLVTLSLSILPWRAKLRYVAALLLSARQRRDKLAGSSPAVPLPDFRVAADHFCLPSSGRPMIWRLGQGLGLGEREMEAALMTFHRFGNQSAASLWYQLAYLEAKGRVRAGNTVWQLGIGSGLKANSLVWERVDADGHDGEGALGPWADCIHKYPVTET is encoded by the coding sequence ATGACCATGGACATGGACATAGCTCACCGAGACCACCTCCTCGCCGAGCTTCAGGGCCTCATCGGCGTCGCCACCCTGCTCCTCTGCCTTATCGCCGAGCTCTACGTCTTCGCCTTTCAGCGCCACGCGGCGCTCTTCCTTGTCCCTGCGGCAGCAATGCTGCTTCTCCTCCGCTTCCGGCTCCGCGCTGCGGCCGAGGACATCGGGCTGGTAGACTTCTCGTGCCTGAAGCCGCCCCGCCGGCTGCGCATCCCGGTGGCGGGGCTGCTCGAGCACCTCAGTCTCATCGGCTGCTTCGACGACGGCAGCGTCGACTTCATGACCAAGGTCATCGAGGGCAGCGGCATGGGCAACGAGACCTACTTCCCGCCCTCGCTGCACTACATCCCGCCGGCGGCCACTCACACCGACGCCGTCCAGGAGGCGCGCATGCTCTTCTTCCCCACGCTCGACGACCTCTTCGCCAGGaccggcgtgccgccgtccgccgTCGGGGCGCTCGTCGTCAACTGCAGCGGCTTCTGCCCGGCCCCGTCGCTCGCCGCCATCATCGCAAACAGGTATCGGATGCGCGAAGACGTCAAGACCTTCAACCTCTCCGGCATGGGCTGCGCCGCGGGGGTCATCGGCGTGGACGTCGCGAGGAACCTCCTCCGGACGCACGCCACCATGTCCTACGCGGTCGTCGTCAGCGCCGAGATTGTCACTGTCGGCTGGTACAGCGGCAAGGACCAGGGCAAGCTGCTCCTCAACTGCTATTTCCGCACCGGCTGCTCCGCCGCGCTCGTCACGAACAAGCGCGGCGCCGCAGCAACGGTCCCAATCAAGTACCGGCTCGTCAGCCTGACGCGCACGAACCAGATAGCCAACGACCGCAGCTACCGCTCGGGTTACCGCGACGAGGACAACGAGGGAATCACCGGCTTCACCCTGGGCCAGGGCGTCGGGCGCATGGTCAGCGAGCTGCTGCGCGCGCACCTCGTGACACTCAGCCTGTCCATCCTCCCCTGGCGCGCGAAGCTGCGCTACGTGGCCGCGCTGCTCCTCTCCGCGCGCCAACGCCGGGACAAGCTCGCCGGCAGCAGCCCCGCCGTGCCGCTGCCCGACTTCCGCGTGGCCGCGGACCACTTCTGCCTCCCGTCCTCGGGCAGGCCGATGATCTGGCGCCTGGGGCAGGGGCTCGGGCTGGGGGAGCGAGAGATGGAGGCGGCGCTGATGACGTTCCACCGGTTCGGCAACCAGTCGGCGGCGTCGCTGTGGTACCAGCTCGCGTACCTGGAGGCCAAAGGGCGAGTCCGCGCGGGCAACACGGTGTGGCAGCTCGGCATCGGCAGCGGCCTGAAGGCGAACAGCCTGGTGTGGGAGCGCGTCGACGCCGACGGGCACGACGGGGAGGGCGCGCTGGGGCCGTGGGCGGACTGCATCCACAAGTACCCCGTCACAGAAACGTAA
- the LOC133901665 gene encoding putative alpha-L-fucosidase 1: protein MYRITALGRIGRRQKHGTMTSALLWLSAVLVGMVSSSEAWRATPPPLPVLPIPSAAQLMWQRREVIMFFHFGMNTFTDSEWGTGSEDPALFRPAGLNASQWMDAAHAAGASLVILVAKHHDGFCLWPSTYTAHSVRSSPWRGGRGDVVREFVDAARARGVDAGLYLSPWDRHDERYGQEVAYNEYYEAQLHELLTGYGGVSEIWFDGAKGKNATNMTYHFQEWFQTVKQLQTSINIFSDDGPDVRWVGDEMGFAGTTCWSTVNRSMITIGEAGIEKYLNEGDPRGGDWVPPECDVSIRPGWFWHRNETAKPLSQLLEIYYNSVGRNCVLLLNAPPNSTGLVEDADIARLREFGAAVATIFGTDLAAGSAARASSERGVGFAARNVLDGRDDTYWVPTAEDGRRNGYWIELRRPALAARAQPFNVIRIQEHVALGQRVERHEVCVDGVAVANGTTVGHKRLHRLPAPVTGGTVRIWITARRGPPLLSAVGLYLDPYVATDKM, encoded by the exons ATGTATCGCATCACTGCACTTGGCCGCATCGGACGGAGGCAGAAACACGGCACGATGACAAGTGCGCTGTTGTGGCTGTCCGCTGTGCTCGTCGGCATGGTTTCGTCATCGGAGGCGTGGCgtgcgacgccgccgccgctgccggtgcTGCCGATCCCGTCGGCGGCGCAGCTCATGTGGCAGCGCCGAGAGGTGATCATGTTCTTCCACTTCGGCATGAACACGTTCACCGACTCCGAGTGGGGAACGGGGTCGGAGGACCCGGCCCTGTTCCGCCCGGCGGGCCTCAACGCCAGCCAGTGGATGGACGCGGCGCACGCGGCGGGCGCGTCGCTCGTCATCCTCGTCGCCAAGCACCACGACGGGTTCTGCCTCTGGCCGTCCACGTACACGGCGCACTCCGTGCGCTCCAGCCCCTGGCGCGGCGGGCGGGGCGACGTGGTGCGGGAGTTCGTCGACGCCGCGCGAGCGCGGGGAGTCGACGCCGGGCTGTACCTCTCGCCGTGGGACCGACACGACGAGAGGTACGGCCAGGAGGTCGCGTACAACGAGTACTACGAGGCCCAGCTCCACGAGCTCCTCACCGG GTATGGGGGTGTGTCGGAGATATGGTTCGACGGCGCCAAGGGCAAGAACGCGACCAACATGACGTACCACTTCCAGGAGTGGTTCCAGACGGTGAAGCAGCTGCAGACCTCCATCAACATCTTCTCCGACGACGGGCCCGACGTCCGGTGGGTCGGCGACGAGATGGGGTTCGCCGGCACCACCTGCTGGTCCACCGTCAACCGCTCCATGATCACGATCGGTGAGGCCGGCATCGAGAA GTACCTGAACGAGGGTGACCCGAGGGGGGGTGACTGGGTGCCGCCGGAGTGCGACGTGTCGATCCGGCCTGGCTGGTTCTGGCACAGGAACGAAACGGCCAAGCCGCTGAGCCAGCTGCTGGAGATCTACTACAACTCGGTCGGCCGCAACTGCGTGCTCCTGCTCAACGCGCCGCCCAACAGCACCGGCCTGGTTGAGGACGCCGACATCGCGCGGCTGCGCGAGTTCGGGGCCGCTGTCGCCACCATCTTCGGCACGGACCTCGCCGCGGGCAGCGCGGCCAGGGCCAGCAGCGAGCGCGGCGTCGGGTTCGCGGCCCGCAACGTGCTCGACGGCCGCGATGACACGTACTGGGTGCCGACTGCCGAGGACGGGCGCCGGAACGGGTACTGGATCGAGTTGCGGCGGCCGGCCCTCGCCGCGCGGGCGCAGCCGTTCAACGTGATCAGGATCCAAGAGCACGTCGCGCTGGGGCAGCGGGTGGAGCGGCACGAGGTGTGCGTGGACGGCGTGGCCGTGGCCAACGGCACGACGGTGGGGCACAAGCGGCTGCACCGGCTGCCCGCCCCCGTCACCGGCGGGACGGTGAGGATATGGATCACGGCGCGGCGGGGCCCTCCGCTGCTGTCAGCGGTGGGCCTCTACCTCGACCCCTACGTCGCAACGGACAAGATGTGA
- the LOC133901664 gene encoding DEAD-box ATP-dependent RNA helicase 7-like yields the protein MSPALAAAEPMAVDDSASKKAKRKQLKAAATAAGAEAEAASARKKEKKRKAKEPSPPPAAAASSDEERSSTSSEESAPAAKKAKKEKKTVEETSRSSSGEDDGELTTSSDEDPADPNALTNFRISEPLRQRLRSKGIKALFPIQATTFDLVLDGSDLVGRARTGQGKTLAFVLPILESLVNGAHKVSRKTDYGRPPSVLVLLPTRELANQVHADFEFYGATFGLSACCVYGGSPYRPQEMALRKGVDIVVGTPGRIKDFVVKGTLNLKSLKFRVLDEADEMLNMGFVDDVELILGKVEDVTKVQTLLFSATLPDWVNKLSMRFLKVDRRTVDLVGNEKLKASASVKHLALPCNKAARAQVIPDIIRCYSHGGRTIIFTETKDSASELSGLIAGSRALHGDVVQAQREVILAGFRSGKFQVLVATNVAARGLDINDVQLIIQCEPPRDVEAYIHRSGRTGRAGNTGVAVMLFEPRYKHSVTRLERESGVKFQHISAPQPTDVAQSAGSEAADAIASVSDSVIPVFRQQAEQLLNSSTMSAVDLLAKALAKAVGYTDIKKRSLLSSMEDYTTLHLQTGRPMWAPGFAFTILKTFMPEEKLADVKGATLTADGTGVVFDVPAADVEDYIQGSQSAAMVTIGEVKQLPPLQEKEQSRGNSGGGRFGRGGGGRFSGGGRGRGGGGRGFSGRGGGGNRFNRRN from the exons ATGTCtcccgccctcgccgccgcggagCCAATGGCCGTCGACGACTCCGCCTCCAAGAAGGCCAAGCGCAAGCAGCTCAaggctgccgccaccgccgccggcgcggaggcggaggccgcatcggcgaggaagaaggagaagaagcgcaaggcAAAGGAGCCGTCCCCACCCCCCGCGGCGGCCGCGTCCTCCGACGAGGAGAGGAGCAGCACCAGCTCCGAAGAGTCGGCCCCCGCCGCGAAGAAGgcgaagaaggagaagaagacggTTGAGGAGACGAGCCGCTCGAGTTCTGGGGAGGATGACGGCGAGCTCACGACCAGCAGCGACGAGGATCCCGCGGACCCGAACGCGCTGACGAACTTCCGGATATCGGAGCCGCTGAGGCAGAGGCTCAGGTCTAAAGGAATCAAGGCGCTGTTCCCCATCCAGGCCACCACCTTCGATCTCGTCCTCGACGGCAGTGACTTGGTAGGCCGCGCGCGCACTGGCCAG GGCAAAACTTTGGCTTTTGTTCTGCCCATATTGGAGTCGTTGGTTAATGGGGCACACAAAGTATCCAGGAAAACTGACTATGGCAGGCCTCCAAGTGTTTTAGTTCTGCTACCAACCAGAGAGCTAGCCAACCAG GTGCATGCGGACTTTGAGTTTTATGGTGCAACATTTGGGCTCTCTGCGTGCTGTGTATACGGGGGCTCTCCTTATCGTCCTCAAGAAATGGCATTGAGAAAGGGGGTTGACATTGTTGTTGGAACTCCTGGTCGTATCAAG GATTTTGTTGTAAAGGGAACTCTCAATTTGAAGTCTTTGAAATTCCGTGTCCTTGATGAAGCTGATGAGATGCTTAACATGGGCTTTGTTGATGATGTTGAGCTCATTCTTG GCAAGGTTGAAGATGTTACCAAAGTACAAACACTTCTATTCAGTGCCACTCTGCCGGATTGGGTGAATAAG CTTTCCATGAGGTTTCTGAAAGTTGACAGGAGAACAGTTGATCTTGTTGGCAATGAGAAACTGAAAGCTAGTGCATCTGTTAAGCATCTTGCTCTTCCTTGTAACAAGGCAGCAAGGGCTCAGGTTATTCCAGACATTATCAGATGCTATAGCCA TGGAGGCCGAACGATTATTTTCACCGAGACAAAGGACTCTGCATCAGAGCTTTCTGGTTTGATTGCTGGTTCCCGTGCCTTGCATGGAGATGTTGTGCAAGCTCAGCGTGAA GTCATTCTTGCTGGATTCCGGAGCGGGAAGTTCCAAGTTTTGGTTGCTACAAATGTGGCAGCTCGTGGCCTGGATATTAATGATGTGCAGCTTATCATTCAG TGTGAACCTCCACGTGATGTTGAAGCTTACATACACCGGTCAGGTCGGACAGGGAGAGCTG GTAATACTGGTGTTGCTGTCATGCTTTTTGAACCCAGATATAAGCACAGCGTGACCAGATTAGAAAGGGAATCTGGGGTGAAGTTTCAACATATCTCTGCACCACAGCCTACTGATGTGGCACAATCTGCTGGCAGTGAAGCAGCAGATGCCATTGCAAGTGTATCAGACAG TGTTATTCCTGTTTTCCGGCAGCAAGCAGAGCAACTGTTAAACTCTTCCACTATGTCTGCAGTTGATTTACTGGCCAAAGCACTTGCAAAGGCAGTG GGTTACACGGACATAAAGAAAAGATCATTGCTTTCTTCCATGGAGGATTACACTACATTACATCTTCAAACTGGCAGGCCTATGTGGGCACCAGG GTTTGCTTTTACTATATTGAAAACGTTCATGCCAGAAGAGAAACTTGCAGATGTGAAGGGTGCGACCCTCACAGCTGATGGGACAGGTGTAGTATTTGATGttcctgcagcagatgttgaAGACTACATTCAAG GTTCACAGAGTGCCGCCATGGTGACCATTGGTGAGGTGAAACAACTGCCACCCTTGCAAGAGAAGGAACAGTCAAGAGGCAACTCTGGTGGAGGAAGATTTGGCCGTGGAGGTGGTGGTAGATTCTCCGGTGGTGGCCGTGGCAGAGGTGGAGGCGGTAGAGGGTTTTCTGGTAGGGGAGGTGGGGGCAATAGGTTTAACAGGAGGAACTGA